A genomic stretch from Synechococcales cyanobacterium T60_A2020_003 includes:
- a CDS encoding AAA family ATPase yields MKEELSVLIKAQYPLIYLVTSEEERTEQAIAALAQAKPQRRVFVWTVTHGIVEYGQPRGTTQHNTVSPEAAIEWVVRQKESGIYIFKDLHPFVDSPAVTRWLRDAIHSFKEAQRKEIYKAIVLMSPVQQVPIELEKEVTVLDYPLPDMSELNQVLMEHLEQVRSTRRLSTDAREKLLKAALGLTRDEADRVYRKAQVTAGRLTEAEVDVVLSEKRQLIRRNGILEFIEEDETLDSVGGLEELKRWLRQRSNAFTERAREYGLPQPKGMLILGVPGCGKSLIAKTTSRLWGLPLLRLDMGRVYDGSMVGRSEANLRNALKTAESISPAILFIDEIDKAFAGSAGSADSDGGTSSRIFGSFLTWMQEKSSPVFVMATANRVERLPGEFLRKGRFDEIFFVDLPTIEERQDIFRIHLSKRRLDISRFDLDQLSKVCDGFSGAEIEQALIAAMYEAFAQDREFSQLDIIAAIKATMPLSRTMNEQVTALRDWARQRARPAASSFAEYMQMES; encoded by the coding sequence ATGAAAGAAGAGCTAAGTGTACTGATTAAAGCTCAATATCCCCTCATCTACCTGGTTACGTCTGAGGAGGAGCGCACCGAGCAGGCGATCGCGGCTCTAGCCCAGGCAAAGCCCCAGCGACGCGTGTTTGTGTGGACTGTCACCCACGGCATTGTAGAGTATGGTCAGCCCCGCGGTACCACCCAGCACAACACCGTATCTCCAGAAGCCGCTATAGAGTGGGTGGTTCGCCAGAAAGAATCTGGTATATACATTTTTAAGGATCTCCACCCCTTCGTCGATTCTCCTGCCGTAACTCGTTGGTTAAGAGATGCCATTCACAGTTTCAAGGAGGCTCAGCGAAAGGAGATTTATAAGGCGATTGTCCTTATGTCTCCAGTCCAGCAGGTTCCAATCGAATTGGAGAAAGAAGTGACCGTTCTCGACTATCCGTTGCCGGACATGTCAGAGCTGAACCAGGTTCTCATGGAGCATCTTGAGCAGGTGCGGTCTACTCGTCGGCTCTCCACTGACGCGCGTGAGAAGTTGCTTAAAGCGGCTTTAGGGTTGACACGAGACGAGGCGGATCGGGTCTACCGTAAGGCACAGGTCACGGCTGGACGATTAACGGAGGCCGAAGTTGATGTCGTTTTGTCGGAAAAACGTCAGCTCATCCGCCGCAATGGCATCTTAGAGTTTATTGAGGAAGATGAAACTCTGGATTCTGTTGGCGGTTTGGAAGAATTAAAGCGGTGGCTGCGTCAACGCTCGAATGCCTTCACCGAACGTGCGCGGGAATACGGTCTTCCTCAGCCGAAAGGGATGCTGATCCTTGGGGTTCCAGGCTGTGGGAAGTCGCTAATCGCTAAAACAACGTCACGATTATGGGGTCTGCCGCTGCTGCGTCTCGATATGGGTCGCGTATACGATGGCTCAATGGTCGGACGTTCGGAGGCCAATTTACGAAATGCGCTCAAGACGGCAGAATCCATCTCACCCGCGATCCTATTCATTGACGAGATCGACAAGGCGTTTGCGGGCAGTGCAGGTTCGGCAGATTCCGACGGTGGCACCTCTAGCCGTATTTTTGGTTCCTTCCTAACCTGGATGCAGGAAAAGTCATCGCCAGTGTTCGTGATGGCTACCGCAAACCGGGTTGAGCGGCTCCCCGGTGAGTTCCTCCGAAAGGGACGCTTTGATGAAATTTTCTTTGTTGATCTCCCCACGATTGAAGAGCGGCAAGATATCTTCCGCATTCACCTATCGAAGCGTCGGTTAGATATTAGTCGCTTTGATTTAGATCAACTGTCCAAAGTTTGTGACGGGTTCTCTGGTGCAGAGATTGAGCAGGCGCTAATCGCAGCCATGTATGAGGCGTTCGCGCAGGATCGAGAGTTTAGTCAACTCGACATCATCGCAGCGATTAAGGCGACCATGCCTCTGTCTAGAACCATGAATGAGCAGGTCACCGCACTCAGAGACTGGGCTCGGCAACGGGCTCGACCTGCGGCATCTTCATTTGCGGAGTATATGCAAATGGAGTCGTAA
- the ribA gene encoding bifunctional 3,4-dihydroxy-2-butanone-4-phosphate synthase RibB/GTP cyclohydrolase II RibA: MEDRANPAWLDPSFEFDSIEDALADLKAGRVIVVVDDENRENEGDLICAAQFATPDMINFMAVEARGLICLAMTGDRLDQLELPLMVNPREFEDSNEQTAFTVSIDGALHLGVGTGISADDRARTIQIALNPNAKPTDLRRPGHIFPLRAREGGVLKRAGHTEAAVDLANLAGLYPAGVICEIQNPDGSMARLPELVDYARHHQLKLISIADLINYRLQHERFIHREAVADLPTQFGHFSIYGYRNTLDNSEHLAIVKGDPATFHDQSVMVRVHSECLTGDALGSLRCDCRMQLQAALKMIENAGRGVVVYLRQEGRGIGLINKLKAYSLQDLGLDTVEANEKLGFPADQRNYGVGAQILNDLGVNQICLVTNNPRKIAGLKGYGIEIVDRVPLLIEATSYNVSYLNTKAKKLGHLLLQTYLVTIALQWADDLPSTTQRYGRLEKLRSLAREKNFLLQEEARPVAIAIFGQSSLIFHLGLDQPNPSGENWLTKPDDPYLKAVLQYLDTIAVWPFVSQVEFLASAGGDPLTGLQIQLDRQIFKLDTTTESRGVVSSALPTLETQRIYAFSRHLPSD; this comes from the coding sequence TTGGAAGATCGTGCAAACCCTGCATGGCTTGACCCTTCTTTTGAATTTGACTCGATCGAAGATGCCTTGGCTGATTTAAAGGCAGGTCGGGTCATTGTGGTGGTGGATGATGAAAATCGTGAAAATGAAGGAGATCTAATCTGCGCCGCGCAGTTTGCAACGCCAGACATGATCAATTTTATGGCCGTTGAGGCACGGGGACTAATTTGCCTGGCCATGACGGGCGATCGCCTGGATCAGCTCGAACTTCCCTTGATGGTGAACCCACGGGAGTTTGAGGACAGCAACGAGCAAACAGCCTTCACGGTTAGTATTGATGGCGCACTGCATTTAGGTGTAGGCACGGGCATTTCAGCGGACGATCGCGCCCGTACTATCCAGATCGCTCTAAATCCGAATGCGAAACCGACCGATCTACGCCGACCTGGGCATATTTTTCCGCTGCGTGCCCGCGAAGGTGGCGTGCTCAAACGGGCGGGGCACACCGAAGCGGCGGTTGACCTGGCAAACCTGGCAGGACTTTACCCCGCGGGCGTAATTTGCGAAATTCAGAATCCCGATGGATCGATGGCACGCCTGCCCGAACTAGTGGATTATGCGCGTCATCATCAGCTTAAGCTGATCAGCATCGCTGATTTGATCAACTATCGCCTCCAGCATGAGCGGTTCATCCATCGGGAGGCGGTAGCGGATTTGCCGACCCAGTTTGGACACTTCAGCATTTATGGCTACCGCAATACGTTAGATAACTCCGAGCATCTCGCCATTGTAAAAGGTGATCCGGCAACGTTCCACGATCAGTCGGTGATGGTGAGAGTGCATTCGGAATGTTTAACAGGCGATGCTTTGGGATCATTGCGGTGCGACTGCCGCATGCAGCTTCAGGCCGCGTTGAAGATGATTGAGAATGCGGGTCGGGGTGTGGTGGTCTACCTGCGGCAGGAGGGACGAGGCATTGGGTTGATCAACAAACTCAAAGCCTATTCACTCCAGGATTTAGGGCTAGACACCGTTGAAGCCAATGAAAAGTTGGGTTTTCCAGCCGATCAGCGCAACTACGGCGTCGGCGCACAAATCCTCAATGATTTGGGGGTCAATCAAATTTGTTTGGTGACCAATAATCCCCGAAAGATTGCGGGATTGAAAGGCTACGGGATTGAAATTGTCGATCGCGTACCGTTACTGATCGAGGCCACATCTTACAACGTCAGCTATTTGAACACAAAAGCTAAGAAACTGGGGCATTTGCTCCTCCAAACCTATTTGGTGACGATCGCCCTTCAGTGGGCTGATGATTTGCCGTCCACAACCCAGCGGTATGGGCGGTTAGAAAAGCTGCGATCGCTCGCCCGTGAGAAAAATTTCTTACTGCAAGAAGAAGCCAGACCCGTGGCGATCGCCATCTTCGGCCAATCTTCCCTTATTTTCCACCTGGGTCTAGACCAGCCCAATCCATCGGGCGAGAACTGGTTGACAAAGCCTGACGATCCCTATTTGAAGGCTGTATTGCAGTATTTAGACACGATCGCCGTTTGGCCGTTTGTGAGTCAGGTGGAGTTTTTGGCATCAGCGGGAGGCGATCCCCTCACAGGACTACAAATTCAGCTCGATCGCCAAATCTTCAAGCTGGATACTACGACGGAATCAAGGGGAGTTGTTTCCTCCGCACTGCCGACCTTAGAAACCCAGCGCATCTATGCCTTCTCACGCCATCTCCCCTCGGACTAG
- the surE gene encoding 5'/3'-nucleotidase SurE: MTVILTNDDGIDAPGIRAMQQAIARIHPIPSVLVAPKDHQSGCSHQTSTHRPITVEQRNETEFAVDGTPVDCTRLGVRYLQPDATLVLSGINAGGNLGSDIYISGTVAAVREATLLRVPGIAVSHYIKRGRPIDWDRATDLTVQVLEQLLSQPIPEGTFWNVNLPHVESDDPDPQMIYCSACTQPLPTDFHIEQNQYRYTGDYAQRRRDPGADVDVCFSGNIAITQLRLW; this comes from the coding sequence ATGACCGTAATTCTCACCAACGACGATGGCATCGATGCCCCCGGCATTCGCGCCATGCAACAGGCGATCGCCCGTATTCACCCTATCCCAAGCGTCTTAGTCGCACCCAAAGATCATCAATCGGGCTGCAGCCACCAAACCTCCACCCATCGCCCCATTACCGTAGAACAGCGCAATGAAACGGAATTTGCCGTAGATGGTACGCCCGTAGACTGTACCCGCCTCGGCGTGCGCTACCTGCAACCGGATGCCACCCTAGTTCTATCGGGAATCAACGCAGGCGGCAATCTAGGTTCAGATATCTACATTTCCGGCACCGTTGCTGCGGTGCGCGAGGCGACACTACTGCGTGTGCCAGGAATTGCCGTATCCCACTACATTAAACGGGGTCGCCCCATTGACTGGGACAGGGCAACCGATCTGACGGTGCAGGTCTTAGAACAGCTTCTCAGTCAACCGATCCCGGAGGGCACTTTCTGGAATGTGAATCTTCCCCACGTCGAATCAGACGATCCAGACCCTCAGATGATCTACTGTTCAGCCTGTACGCAACCCCTACCCACAGATTTTCACATCGAGCAAAACCAGTATCGGTATACTGGAGACTATGCCCAGCGACGGCGCGATCCAGGCGCGGATGTAGATGTCTGTTTTAGCGGCAATATTGCGATCACGCAACTACGACTTTGGTAG
- a CDS encoding DUF1257 domain-containing protein, which yields MSHFSTLRTKITDAEILKSSLRDLGISVKTEADVRGYNGQRVRADIVAVLEGEYDLGWSRNADGSFDLVADLWGVAKKHNQTELINSINQKYAVNKTLAEVKRPGLQNANVKLVVQK from the coding sequence ATGTCTCACTTTAGCACTCTGCGCACAAAAATCACAGATGCTGAAATTTTGAAGTCGTCTCTGCGCGATCTCGGTATCTCGGTGAAGACCGAAGCTGATGTTCGTGGCTACAACGGTCAGCGCGTTCGTGCTGACATCGTTGCTGTTCTCGAAGGTGAATATGATCTAGGCTGGTCTCGAAATGCAGACGGTTCCTTTGATCTCGTTGCAGACCTATGGGGTGTTGCCAAAAAGCACAACCAGACCGAGTTAATTAACTCCATCAATCAAAAATACGCTGTTAACAAAACCCTGGCTGAAGTGAAGCGTCCTGGCTTGCAGAACGCTAACGTTAAGCTTGTTGTTCAAAAGTAG
- a CDS encoding ShlB/FhaC/HecB family hemolysin secretion/activation protein, with amino-acid sequence MRPFFLVGVTLGLLVGVASSVQATPDDLPQPSLSADLDSDSDGVSQKAIALSVSTSPQPLIAQSPPRPQQPPPSLQPLPEELPPPPLPPPQDLLNPDVDQQPETTDETPTTEGTPGEIPDTITVQGFEVLGSTVFSDAELQAVTEPFTNRPITFAELLQARSAITQLYTDAGYITSGAYIPPQTLEDGIVQIQVVEGSLADINITGNERLRADYVRSRVAIAASPPLNVNNLLEGLQLLQLNPLIETLSAELSAGVRPGTSILDITVQEADTLGVAISLDNSRSPSIGTFQQDIELSQANLLGFGDRISLTYAHTGGSSEVDGSYLIPLNPRNGTLGLNVGFNDGNVIEPPFDQLDLTATSSYYELAFRQPLYQSPSEEFALGVVLSCSLPNSITFFAPPV; translated from the coding sequence ATGCGGCCATTTTTTCTAGTTGGAGTAACTCTAGGACTTCTGGTTGGAGTTGCATCTTCCGTTCAGGCGACCCCAGACGATCTTCCTCAACCCTCCCTAAGCGCTGATCTAGATTCAGACTCAGATGGGGTCAGCCAGAAGGCGATCGCCCTTTCTGTCTCAACGTCTCCCCAACCGCTCATCGCCCAATCTCCCCCCAGACCTCAACAGCCCCCACCATCCTTACAGCCATTACCCGAAGAACTTCCCCCGCCACCCTTGCCGCCGCCGCAGGATCTCCTCAACCCCGATGTGGATCAGCAGCCTGAAACAACGGACGAGACTCCAACCACCGAGGGAACTCCAGGAGAGATCCCAGACACAATTACAGTTCAAGGGTTTGAAGTTCTCGGTAGCACCGTCTTTAGTGACGCCGAACTTCAGGCCGTAACTGAACCGTTTACCAATCGCCCCATTACCTTTGCCGAGTTGCTCCAGGCTCGATCCGCCATCACCCAGCTCTACACCGATGCGGGATACATCACCTCAGGAGCCTACATTCCTCCTCAAACCCTAGAGGATGGCATTGTGCAAATTCAGGTGGTGGAGGGGAGTCTGGCGGACATTAACATCACAGGGAATGAACGGCTGCGGGCAGATTACGTGCGGAGTCGAGTGGCGATCGCCGCTAGTCCCCCGCTAAATGTCAACAATCTGCTGGAAGGATTACAGCTTCTTCAACTCAATCCCTTGATCGAAACCCTATCGGCGGAATTATCAGCCGGGGTGCGTCCCGGAACCAGCATTCTTGACATCACGGTTCAGGAAGCCGATACCCTGGGAGTGGCGATCAGCTTGGACAACTCGCGATCGCCCAGTATCGGCACCTTTCAGCAGGACATTGAACTCAGCCAAGCGAATCTGCTGGGCTTTGGGGATCGCATTTCCCTGACCTACGCCCACACGGGGGGCAGTAGTGAAGTGGATGGCAGCTATTTGATTCCGCTTAATCCCCGCAACGGAACGCTAGGTCTCAATGTGGGATTTAACGACGGGAACGTGATTGAGCCTCCCTTTGATCAACTGGATCTGACGGCAACCTCTAGCTACTATGAACTCGCATTTCGCCAGCCCCTGTACCAGTCGCCCAGCGAAGAGTTTGCCCTGGGGGTGGTGCTGTCCTGCAGCTTGCCGAACTCGATAACTTTTTTCGCTCCGCCTGTCTGA
- a CDS encoding CHAT domain-containing protein, giving the protein MILSLPGRSLQEFTVSVPRQEVESVVANLVRTLRIPPDSRGHLPFAQQLYDWLVRPLEPVLASSQVETLVFVPDSVLQNVPMAALHDGTQYLIHRYGVALTPSLQLLETRPIASTELSVIKAGLSEARAGFAPLPGVVEELAQLEKLVPQGGVLLNQQFTDAGLTQAIETVPAPIVHLATHGQFSSQLEETFILTWDGAINVGELSQLLRAVSQDEHPVEMLVLSACQTAVGDRRAALGLAGMAVGAGARSTVASLWQVDIAVEGVTKAEALRRAQEKLINDPLYRRPYFWSAFVLVGNWL; this is encoded by the coding sequence GTGATTCTCAGTTTGCCAGGGCGATCGCTTCAGGAATTTACGGTTTCGGTTCCGCGTCAAGAGGTCGAGTCTGTGGTTGCGAATTTGGTACGAACCCTGCGGATTCCGCCAGACAGTCGCGGTCATCTCCCCTTTGCCCAACAGCTTTACGATTGGCTCGTGCGTCCCCTAGAACCTGTGTTAGCCAGCAGTCAAGTGGAAACGCTAGTTTTCGTCCCCGACAGCGTGCTGCAAAACGTTCCGATGGCGGCCCTCCACGATGGAACGCAGTATCTCATTCATCGCTATGGGGTGGCGCTCACGCCCAGCCTCCAGCTTTTAGAAACTCGCCCCATTGCCTCAACCGAACTGAGCGTGATCAAGGCCGGACTCAGCGAAGCACGAGCGGGATTCGCGCCCCTGCCGGGTGTGGTCGAGGAGCTTGCCCAACTGGAAAAACTAGTGCCCCAAGGCGGGGTGCTGCTCAATCAGCAGTTCACCGATGCCGGGTTAACGCAAGCGATCGAAACAGTTCCTGCCCCGATTGTTCATTTGGCAACCCACGGGCAATTTAGCTCCCAGTTAGAAGAAACGTTTATTTTGACCTGGGATGGTGCCATCAACGTGGGGGAACTCAGTCAGCTTTTACGTGCCGTCAGCCAAGATGAGCATCCCGTTGAAATGCTGGTACTCAGTGCTTGTCAGACTGCGGTGGGCGATCGCCGTGCCGCCTTAGGATTGGCAGGGATGGCAGTAGGTGCGGGGGCACGCAGTACGGTGGCAAGCCTCTGGCAAGTGGATATTGCCGTTGAAGGGGTGACCAAAGCCGAAGCCTTACGCCGCGCTCAAGAAAAACTGATCAATGATCCGCTGTACCGACGACCCTACTTTTGGTCGGCCTTTGTGCTGGTTGGAAATTGGCTGTAG
- a CDS encoding PD-(D/E)XK nuclease family protein: MPYFLSAAKLQTYYRCPQAYYFRYERKMPGTAFYGSAALGTALHQALAQMYRDWHYQDATPPLEWIESCWNQQVTALSQNQIVEGRSILRRYYYSFIANQSAMRRPLAVEGRVQGSLKVENLEFVLSGRYDRLDYLEDGLELIDYKSAKDVTNYEDDEVDLQIGLYYLALEQRYALSLKQMSLLYLRTGDKVTFEATPFHRQRVKTVISELAVQLRRDRNWQPFPGNQCDRCAYARYCPAVNAHPDPIPEFAQPEPQLQLVLSL; the protein is encoded by the coding sequence ATGCCGTATTTTCTCTCCGCTGCTAAGTTACAAACCTACTATCGTTGCCCGCAAGCTTATTACTTTCGCTACGAGCGCAAAATGCCGGGAACTGCGTTTTATGGGTCTGCGGCCTTAGGGACGGCACTCCACCAAGCGCTGGCGCAGATGTATCGCGATTGGCATTACCAGGATGCGACACCACCCCTAGAGTGGATTGAGTCCTGTTGGAACCAGCAGGTCACGGCTCTCAGTCAGAACCAAATTGTGGAAGGTCGGTCAATTCTGCGGCGGTATTACTATTCGTTTATTGCGAATCAATCGGCGATGCGGCGACCGCTGGCGGTAGAAGGCCGGGTGCAAGGGTCGCTCAAGGTTGAGAATCTGGAGTTTGTGCTGTCCGGACGGTATGATCGCCTCGATTATTTAGAGGACGGCCTGGAACTCATTGATTACAAGTCTGCTAAAGATGTGACCAACTACGAAGATGATGAGGTGGATCTGCAAATTGGCCTCTATTACCTCGCGCTGGAGCAGCGGTACGCCCTGAGCCTGAAGCAGATGAGTTTGCTGTATTTGCGTACCGGAGACAAGGTGACGTTTGAGGCAACGCCTTTCCATCGGCAGCGGGTCAAAACGGTGATTAGTGAACTGGCGGTGCAACTGCGGCGCGATCGCAACTGGCAGCCCTTTCCTGGAAATCAGTGCGATCGCTGTGCCTATGCTCGCTACTGTCCAGCAGTTAACGCCCATCCCGACCCAATTCCTGAGTTTGCCCAGCCAGAACCTCAGCTCCAGCTTGTCTTGAGCCTTTAA
- a CDS encoding amidohydrolase: MLSRIQDIADAIAPRLIEIRRHIHAHPELSGQEYQTAAYVAGVLSSCGLQVQELVGKTGVIGELPGSGQDSRRLAIRADMDALPIQEQTQLEYASRQLGIMHACGHDVHTTVGLGTAMVLSQLEEGLPGNIRFIFQPAEETAQGASWMIKDGVMDQVDAILGVHTFPTIQAGHIGIRYGALTAAADDLEIVITGESGHGARPHEAIDAIWIASQVITTLQQAISRTQNPLRPVVLTIGQIQGGRAPNVIADQVRLLGTVRSLHPETHADLPDWIENIVASVCQSYGAQYVMNYNRRVPSVLNDAGLTRLVEQAAQEAWGNHRVQLLLEPSLGAEDFSLYLDHAPGTMFRLGVAFEDQVNYPLHHPQFQVDESALITGVVTMAYSTYLYWLNPSY; the protein is encoded by the coding sequence ATGCTCAGCCGCATTCAAGACATTGCCGACGCGATCGCTCCTCGTCTCATTGAAATTCGCCGCCACATCCACGCCCACCCCGAACTGAGCGGGCAAGAGTACCAAACCGCCGCCTACGTCGCCGGGGTTTTATCCTCCTGCGGATTGCAGGTTCAAGAACTGGTCGGCAAAACAGGGGTTATCGGCGAATTGCCCGGTTCGGGGCAAGACTCCCGCAGGCTTGCCATTCGAGCCGACATGGATGCCCTCCCCATTCAAGAGCAAACCCAGCTTGAGTACGCCTCGCGCCAACTGGGGATCATGCACGCCTGCGGTCACGACGTCCATACCACCGTCGGATTGGGAACCGCGATGGTGCTATCCCAGCTTGAGGAGGGGCTGCCCGGTAACATCCGCTTCATCTTTCAGCCTGCCGAAGAAACCGCCCAAGGCGCAAGCTGGATGATCAAAGATGGCGTCATGGATCAGGTGGATGCCATTTTGGGGGTACACACCTTCCCCACCATTCAGGCCGGACATATCGGCATTCGGTACGGTGCGCTTACCGCTGCCGCTGATGACCTCGAAATCGTGATCACCGGGGAATCCGGTCATGGTGCCCGTCCCCACGAGGCCATTGACGCGATTTGGATTGCCTCCCAGGTAATCACGACGCTGCAACAAGCGATCAGCCGCACCCAAAATCCGCTACGTCCCGTGGTGCTCACCATCGGGCAAATCCAAGGAGGTCGCGCCCCTAACGTCATTGCTGATCAAGTCCGGCTCCTCGGCACGGTGCGATCGCTCCATCCTGAGACCCACGCCGATTTGCCCGACTGGATTGAAAACATTGTCGCCAGCGTCTGCCAAAGCTACGGGGCACAGTACGTTATGAACTACAACCGTCGGGTTCCCTCCGTGCTGAACGACGCTGGCCTCACGCGCCTGGTGGAACAAGCGGCCCAAGAAGCCTGGGGCAATCACCGAGTGCAGCTACTTTTAGAACCTTCGCTCGGCGCAGAGGACTTCTCCCTCTACCTTGACCATGCCCCTGGAACCATGTTCCGTCTAGGAGTTGCATTTGAAGATCAGGTCAACTATCCCCTGCATCATCCTCAGTTCCAGGTGGATGAATCCGCCCTAATCACGGGCGTAGTCACGATGGCCTACAGCACCTACTTATACTGGCTGAATCCAAGTTATTAA
- a CDS encoding CoA-binding protein produces MAPDDATLRTLLRQTRTIALVGHSHKPHRASYQIAAFLRDAGYRVYPVNPVLSTIDGELCYPTLNAIPDSIDLVNVFRRSEFLPEIAEAAIAIGAKMFWAQLGIQDDATAQRLTAAGITPIMDRCIKIEYLRLGLTPSPEAP; encoded by the coding sequence ATGGCTCCAGACGACGCAACTCTACGCACCCTGCTCAGGCAAACCCGCACGATCGCCCTAGTCGGCCATTCCCATAAACCCCATCGCGCCAGCTACCAGATTGCCGCATTTTTAAGAGACGCTGGCTATCGCGTGTATCCCGTCAATCCCGTTCTGTCTACCATCGACGGAGAACTGTGCTACCCCACACTGAACGCGATTCCCGACTCGATTGATTTAGTCAATGTCTTCCGACGTTCCGAGTTTTTACCCGAAATCGCAGAAGCGGCGATCGCCATTGGTGCAAAAATGTTCTGGGCACAGTTGGGGATTCAAGACGACGCCACCGCCCAACGACTCACCGCAGCGGGAATCACACCAATTATGGATCGCTGCATCAAAATCGAGTATCTACGATTAGGACTCACCCCCTCGCCAGAGGCACCTTAA
- a CDS encoding DUF3747 domain-containing protein: protein MKSAIRRITALSAALATTAVGTLVSIAPAFSASAFGQKEVDQSKFVAIASPIGSGASHQLLILEQVSSSRSCWSESGSSPTIIDPLLLSFDFTGICGRSTDSNGYSIRANGEDLGLQYSLRVVNRDGDMLLIGSPFNRTGPELLIGKTNGVTTDFAKINLNDGWRFTKRTYEGQALGHVYLTYEGDLADTVSSGNTGNTGNTGNTGNTGNTGNTGNTGNNGSQTYAFRDISTDIYAREIQEAVDIGFIAGFPEDGTFRPTASLTREQLVSIVLEALDNVEGVDLNLPTSVSGRPFADVESTRWSAAKIKFAQDNNIVTGYQDGLFRPAQAVTRAELMAVLRRAAEYAQTAQGNAAELEDTQDPKQFSDTSGHWAESLITDMSSFCGVASPLNERGEAFAPNQSAQRNYATAATLRMMNCVSGEPEVTSEAQG, encoded by the coding sequence ATGAAATCCGCGATCCGCCGCATCACTGCTTTATCCGCCGCACTCGCAACGACCGCCGTGGGAACGTTGGTTAGCATTGCACCTGCTTTTTCGGCTTCTGCATTCGGACAAAAAGAAGTCGATCAAAGCAAGTTTGTTGCGATCGCATCTCCCATTGGCAGCGGTGCTTCTCATCAGCTTCTCATATTAGAACAAGTCTCGTCCTCTCGCTCCTGCTGGAGTGAAAGTGGTAGCAGCCCTACTATTATTGATCCGCTACTTCTCAGCTTCGATTTCACTGGAATTTGCGGACGCAGCACCGACAGCAATGGCTATTCCATTCGTGCCAATGGCGAAGATTTAGGGTTGCAATACAGCTTGCGCGTTGTAAACCGTGATGGGGATATGTTGCTAATCGGTAGCCCCTTCAACCGCACCGGGCCAGAACTTTTAATTGGTAAAACCAATGGCGTTACAACGGACTTTGCCAAGATTAACTTGAATGATGGCTGGCGTTTTACAAAGCGTACCTATGAAGGTCAAGCCTTAGGTCATGTTTACCTAACCTACGAAGGAGACTTAGCTGATACCGTTAGCAGCGGCAACACCGGAAATACTGGAAATACGGGCAACACCGGAAATACTGGAAATACGGGCAACACCGGAAATACTGGAAATAACGGTTCCCAGACCTACGCCTTCCGTGATATTTCCACCGACATTTACGCCCGTGAAATTCAAGAAGCCGTCGATATTGGCTTCATCGCCGGATTCCCTGAAGACGGTACCTTCCGTCCAACCGCATCGCTAACTCGTGAACAACTGGTGTCCATCGTTCTTGAAGCGTTAGACAACGTAGAAGGCGTTGATCTGAACCTGCCCACCTCTGTGAGTGGTCGTCCCTTTGCGGATGTCGAAAGCACCCGTTGGAGCGCTGCAAAGATCAAGTTTGCTCAGGACAACAACATCGTTACGGGCTATCAAGATGGGCTGTTCCGTCCAGCGCAAGCCGTGACCCGTGCTGAACTGATGGCAGTTCTCCGCCGTGCGGCTGAGTATGCCCAAACCGCTCAAGGGAATGCCGCCGAGTTAGAAGACACGCAAGATCCGAAACAGTTCTCTGATACCTCTGGACACTGGGCAGAATCGTTGATTACGGACATGTCGTCCTTCTGTGGCGTGGCTTCTCCTCTGAACGAGCGTGGTGAGGCCTTTGCACCCAATCAATCCGCTCAGCGCAACTATGCGACAGCAGCCACCCTCCGCATGATGAACTGTGTCAGCGGTGAACCTGAAGTCACCAGCGAAGCTCAGGGCTAA